GTTGGAATATATCAAATGATACTACTCCTATATGTTTATCAGATCCAACTATATTAGCTGAAAATCGCAGCATATTTGGGTCGTTTTCGAGCAAAGACCATGTATGGCAGTTGGGAAGTCGGGATGCCAAATTTCGAGACATATATCCTGTTCCACTGCCGACATCCGCGATACGGACGGGGCATAGCCGACTTATCCGGGCGACAAGGTCCGGAATTATAAAGGTGTTTCGAACGTGATCTTTGGAGCAGCCTGCTTCCCAAAGCTCCGGGTCCCGGCCAATTTTTTCACTCATCTCTTCTGCGCGTCGGTAGTGAAATGCTGCTTGCCTCATTATCGCTTTTCTGGTGTGCAAACAACCTCGGCTTCTGCCTCGAGCGAGCGCGAATCGCGTTGAAGCTTGGGACTATCGCTGTCACCGCCGATAGGGTCGGTTCTCGAGGCGCAGGTCCGAGAGGACGAGGATTGAGGTCACGAATCGTCCTGGAGGCTCCGTCGGCGCACACTTCGCTTTGCGCGGCGATTCGCCGGCGAGAATCTTCCTCGCCTTCGCGCGCTTCGCCGTCTCCATGCGTTTCACGCTGGCCCGCTTGGCCGTCTCGGTCACGGGCCTCCGTCCGATGGGCGCGGAGACCTCGTAGCGCGGCATCGTCTTGATAGCTCCCCATTTCGGATCCAGTGGCATGTAGCCGCTATATCGCTCGCCCTCTTTGCGCGGAGCGTGGCCCTCGATCGGCGTCGTGCACCTGGGAGTGTTGCCGACGATTTGCGCGACCCAGTTGAACCAGTGGCACCAGCCATGGTTCGGCTGGATGTCCTCGTTCTCGACGCCAATCACGCGAACCCATTCGGCAATCTTGTCGGCTTGCTTCTGGTTCTGCAGGCGGGCTTTTCCCTCCTCGCGTCTTTTCGCCGGATCGAAGAACAGCGGTCACGATCCCTTGCCGTCGACGAGGGGAAAGCCTTTCCCCAGGGCTGAGCATCTGCTCTCAGCCGACGCCAGCCCTCTTCTGAGAGCCGGCCGCCTCGCAATGGTACCCGAGGGCGAGAGTGCGGACTGTGTTCCGTGACGGTTCGAGGGCTGGAGGAGAGGCCTCCGGCACCCGTCATGGAGACATCCCATGACCCAGGTGGAAGTTCCAGACACGGCTCGCAATTACCGCAGTGGCTACAAGGTGGATGCGCATCGAGGCGACCGAAATGGGCGCGTGTCCTCCGAATGGTTCTCGCGGCCACCGGACGAGCGCTACCTATCCCTGTCGGACCTCTACACAGCGGTGCGCGACCGAACCGAGCGCAGCCGGACCCGGACTGTTGAGAGCGCGGCGATCCGAGTGGAGGCGAACCGCGACAACGCTGAGCGCCTGACGCTGACGCTGCCCGGCGCCGACGCGTCGGTCACGCCGACGCATTGGAGCTTCGGTCAGCTCGCGAGCCTGGTCGGCGCGCCAGCCGCCTACCTCCGCCAGCTCCCGGCGCCGCTCGCCGGCATTAATCTCCAATACGGTTTGACCTCGAATCGCGCGGAACAGGTCAAAACGTTGGAGATCGAAGACGGACGCGTCGAGCTGCGCGCCGTCACCGGCCCGGACTATGGCCGCATCTATGACCACGAACTTGTCGAGGCCGTGCAGCGGATCGCGGGAAACGGCACCGGCGATACGCGGTGGAAGGTGCCGGGCGTGCTCGACTGGTCGACAGGCGTCTACCATCCGCACGCCGATATCACGCAGGACACGACGACCCTGTATGCTTCGGACCGCGACGTTTTCCTCTTCCTTGTCGACGATCTCAATCCGATCGAAGCCGGTCGGCTGCCGGACGGCTCGCCCGATCTTTATTTCCGCGGCTTCTACTGCTGGAATTCCGAAGTCGGCGCAAAGACGCTGGGCATGGCGAGCTTCTATCTCCGCGCGGTATGTCAAAACAGGAATCTGTGGGGCGTCGAAGATTTCGAGGAGATCACCATCCGCCACTCAAAATACGCAGCCTCCCGCTTCGCGCATGAGGCAGCGCCGGCGCTGACGCGCTTCGCCGATTCTTCGCCCATGCCATTCGTGAACGGCATCAAGGCGGCGCGGGAAAAAATCGTCGCGCGCACCGACGAGGACCGCGACGAGTTTCTGCGACGGCGTGGCTTTTCCAAGAAGGAGACGGCGAAGATCATCGAGACCGTCTTGACCGAGGAAGGCCGAAAGCCGGAGAGCATTTTCGATTTCGTGCAGGGCATCACCGCCGTCGCGCGGAACAAAGCTCACCAGGACGCGCGTCTCGATCTGGAGGCGCGCGCCAAGAAGCTCCTCGATCGCGCAGCCTGAATTCCGGAAAGCCGAAGATACGGAAATCCGTGTCACCGGTTCCGCGCCTTTCCGCATCTGCTGATCATCGATTCCGCGGCGCCGTCCTCAAAGTGAGAGGGCGGCGCCGCGCTTCGTGACGGTTCAAGCCGAGAGAGAGGCTCTCGGCCACCGTCACGGAGCTTATCCCTATGGCTACCGCCGTTCAAAAGATCACCCTGTCGTCCTCGCGCGACATTCCTTTCAACAAGCTCGTCCTCTCGCAGGCCAATGTCCGGCGGGTGAAGGCCGGCGTCTCGATCGAGGAGCTCGCCGAAGACATTGCGCGGCGCACCCTGCTTCAGAGCCTGAGCGTCCGCCCCGTGCTCGACGCCGACGGCGCCGAGACCGGCATGTTCGAGATTCCCGCGGGCGGCCGCCGCTATCGGGCGCTCGAGCTTCTGGTCAAACAGAAGCGGCTCGCCAAAACGGCGCCCGTCCCCTGCGTCGTCCGGGATCCCGCGAGCGACATCCTCGCGGAAGACGACTCGCTTGCCGAGAACCTCCAGCGCGCGCCGCTGCATCCGCTCGATCAGTTCCGCGCCTTCCAAGCGATGCGCGCCAAGGGAAAGTCCGAGGAGGACATCGCTGCGGCCTTCTTCATCGGCGTCAATGTCGTGAAGCAGCGCCTGCGGCTGACCACCGTGTCGGAGAAGCTCCTCGACATCTATGCCGAAGACGGAATGTCGCTGGAGCAGTTGATGGCCTTCACTGTCTCGTCGGACCATGCTCGCCAGGAGCAGGTCTGGGCGACGCTGGAAAAGTCGTGGTCGAAAGAACCTTATCATATCCGGCGCATGCTGACGGAAAAAGCCGTGCGCGCCGCCGATCGACGAGCCGTCTTCGTCGGCCTCGACGCCTATGAAGCCGCGGGCGGACTGGTCATGCGCGACCTGTTTCAGCACGACGACGGCGGCTGGCTGGAAAATGTCGCGCTGCTCGACAGCCTCGTAATAGAGAAGTTGAAGGCAGCGGCCGAAGCGGTCGCCGCCGAGGGCTGGAAATGGATCGAGGTCGCGGTCTCGTTTCCGTTCGGACATACGAATGGGCTGAGAGAGCTCGTCGGCGCGTCCACCGAGTTGACCGACGACGAACAGGCGACGATCGATTCGCTCGAGGCCGAACATGAGAGCCTGGAGACCGAATATGAAAAAGTCGATGAACTGCCGGAGGATGTCGACCGGCGCCTGGGCGAGATCGAAACGGCGCTCGCCGAGCTGCAAAATCGACCGCGGAGCTTCGACCCGGCCGACGTCGCGCGCGCTGGAGCATTCGTCAGCATCGACGCCGATGGCCTTCTATCTGTCGATCGCGGCTATGTGCGGCCCGAGGACGAGCCGCCCGCTCATGAGAAAAGCACGAACGATGACGCGGGCGCAGACGAGTTCTCACCGGCCATTGCTCCTGCGACGCAGCAGGCCGTAATCACCGTCGAAGGCCGCCCGCTCGAATCGGAAGAAGATGAAACCGACACGCTCGCGCCATTACCCGAGCGGCTGATGATCGAGCTGACCGCGCACAGAACATTGGCGCTGCAGAACGCCGTCGCGAACAATCCGCGTGTCGGCATGACGGCGCTCCTGCATAAGTTCGTCGCCGACAGCTTCCATTATGCGTCAATTTCGACGTCCGGCTTGGAAATTTCCTTGCGGCAGATCGCCTTTCCGATCCAGCCCACGGATCTGAAGAACAGCGCCAGCTCACAGGCGATTGCGGAGCGGCAGGACGCGTGGAAATCGAGCATTCCCAGGGACGATCAGGAGCTCTGGGATTGGCTCATCGGCCTCGACGACACGCGTCGCCTGGCGCTGCTCGCGCATTGCGTCAGCCATGGCGTCAACGCCCTCCATCAGAAGACGGACCGCTATGGCGGCGGCGCAGTCACAGCGCATTCGGTGCAGCAGCGTCTGAAGAATGCCGACCGGCTCGCTCGAGCAGTCGGCTTGAACATGGTCGACGCCGGCTGGAAGCCGACCGTCGACAATTATCTCGGTCGCGTACCGAAGCGACGAATCCTGGACGCCGTCCGCGAGGCCAAGGGCGAACGGGCCGTCCAGCTCATCGAACATTTGAAAAAGGGCGAGATGGCGGTCGAAGCCGAACGCTTGCTCGTCGACTCCGGCTGGCTGCCGGAGCCTTTGCGGCTCGACGACGTCGGACTGGCTGATATCGAAGCGGACGAAGCAGCCGACGAATCCGAAGAGCTGCCTGAATTTCTCTCGGACGATGACGCAAACGAGAGTGTCGATTCCAATTGCGGCTGAATGATCGTTCGGCGGAGCGCTGCAAAGGGCTCCGCCATTTTTCATGCCGGCGATCGAGAGCTCCATCGTCAAGCGCTCGAGACCCCGCCATCACGCGATGCCCGATGAGCCGCTCGTACGCGGCCCGTTGGAGACGCCGGGAGAGGAAGAGTCCGGCCGGAAGGGAGGCGAGCCGGTGGGTCCGAGAGAGAGCGCCAGCCGGCTCGTCGCTTCCGCTCTCCCGAGACCTCTTCCATGTCCAAAATGTCTGCACCTGTGGCCGCCGACGCGGCTGCGTCGACGCTCGCCTGTCACGCTTCTGCCGGCTCCGCGATCGCCGACGCGGCTCGCCGTCTTCTTCCTCATCTCGAAAACGGCCGACGCGTCGACGCCGCAATCCTGCGCACGGCGATGGAGTCAGCTTTCGGCGCGTCGGACGCCTCCGGCGCCTGGGACTGGAAAATGGGCTATGACGCCTGCGAGGCGGCGACGGTTCTGTTCCTGCGCAAATACGGAAAGGCGCTTTTCCGCAAAGCCGGCTCTCCGGCTGCCGCACTTCCGATGCTGTCGAAAATCGCGGGCCTTTTGCCGACGCATACGCGCCGATCGGAGGAAAGCGAAACCTTTCAGCAATTCTCGACGCCGATCCCGCTCGGCCTCGCGGTTCTTGCCGCAGCGGCGATTTCGCCCGCCGACCGCGTTCTCGAACCGTCGGCGGGCACGGGACTGCTCGCCGCTCTCGCCGGGATGGCCGGCGCATCCCTCTTTCTCAACGAGTTCGCCGAGACCCGCGCGGACATTCTTTCGCTTCTTTTTCCCTCCGTCCCGGTCACCCGCTTCGACGCGGCGCAGATCGACGACCATCTCGACCCGGCGATCGTTCCTTCCGTCGTGCTGATGAACCCGCCATTTTCGGCCGTGGCAAATGTCTCTGGCCGAATGGCGGACTCCGCCTATCGACACATCGCCTCCGCGCTGGCGCGATTGGCCGACGGCGGGCGCCTCGTCGCGATCACGGGCGCGAGCTTCGCGCCCGACGCGCCGGCTTGGCGAGACGCCTTCATCGGCCTTCAGCGGCGCGGCCGCGTCGTGTTTTCCGCCGTGATAGACGGCGCCGTCTACGCCAAGCATGGCACATCAATCGAGACGCGGCTGACGATCATCGACAAGCTGCCGGCGGAGGACCCGACCTTCTTTCCGGCGTCGCCCGGCATGGCACCCGATGTCGCGACACTCCTCGCCTGGATCGGCGAACTGGCGCCACCGCGCTTGCCGGTGGCCTTTCTGTCCGAGCCGGTCGGCAGTCCGCGGCCACGCACGGCGCCGACGGCATCCACTCGAAGCGCGCCGGTTCGCCGAGAGACGCCCGCCAGCGCGCCCGAGGGCGCCGCGCTCACCTATGAGATCGTCGATTGGACGCCGCCGGAAGGCGCACGCCTGACGGATGCGATCTATGAAGAATACGGATTGCAGTCGATCCGTATTCCCGGCTCTCAGGCGCATCCCACCACGCTAGTGCAATCCGTCGCCATGGCCTCGGTCGCGCCGCCGAAACCGAGCTATCGGCCGCGCTTGCCGGCGAACGTCATCTCCGACGGCCTTCTCTCCGACGCTCAGCTCGAAACAGTGATCTACGCCGGGGAAGCCCATTCGGCGTTTCTCGCCGGCTCATGGACGCTCGACGAGACCTTCGACGTCGTCACCGCCGCGCGTGACGACGCCGAGAACGCCGTTCGCTTCCGCCGCGGCTTCATGCTGGGCGACGGAACCGGCGCCGGCAAAGGCCGCCAAGCGGCAGGCATCATTCTCGACAATTGGATGCAGGGCCGCCGCATGGCGGTGTGGATCTCCAAATCCGACAAGCTTTTCGAAGATGCGCAGCGCGACTGGTCGGCCCTCGGCATGGAGCGGCTGCTCGTCACGCCGCTCTCGCGCTTTCCCCAGGGTAAGCCGATCTCGCTGCAGGAAGGTATCCTATTTTTGACCTACGCTACGCTGCGGTCCGACGAGCGCGGCGAGAAGTCTTCCCGCGTGCGGCAGATCGTCGAATGGTTGGGCCCCGATTTCGACGGGGTGATCATCTTCGACGAGAGCCACGCCATGCAGAACGCCGCCGGCGGCAAGGGCGAGCGCGGCGACCAGGCCGCGTCGCAGCAGGGCCGCGCAGGACTTCGTCTCCAGCACGCTTTGCCGAATGCCCGCATCGTCTATGTCTCGGCGACGGGCGCCACCACGGTCCATAATCTCGCCTACGCCCAGCGCCTCGGCCTCTGGGGCGGCGAGGATTTTCCCTTCGCGACGCGCGCAGAATTCGTGGAGGCGATCGAAGCCGGCGGCGTCGCGGCGATGGAGGTGCTCGCCCGCGATCTTCGCGCCCTCGGCCTCTATACGGCGCGCTCGCTCAGTTATGAGGGCGTCGAATATGAGCTGGTCGAGCATCGGCTGACGGCGGAGCAAAGCCGTATCTACGATTCTTACGCTGAAGCCTTCGCCGTCATCCACAATAATCTCGACGCCGCCATGCAGGCGGCAAATATCACCGGGCCGAACGGCACGCTCAACCGGCAGGCCAAGGCCGCCGCGCGATCGGCGTTCGAATCCGCCAAGCAGCGCTTCTTCGGCCATTTGCTGACGAGCATGAAGACGCCGACGCTGATCCGCTCGATCGAGCGCGATATGGAGGAAGGTCACGCCGCGGTCGTCCAGATCGTCTCGACAGGCGAGGCTTTAATGGAGCGTCGCCTCTCGGAGATTCCGACCGAGGAATGGAACGACGTCCAGGTCGACATCACGCCGCGGGAATATGTGCTCGACTATCTCGCCCATTCCTTCCCGGTGCAGCTCTATGAGCCGTTCACCGACAGCGAGGGCAATCTGTCGTCGCGACCCGTGTTTCGCGACG
The sequence above is a segment of the Methylosinus trichosporium OB3b genome. Coding sequences within it:
- a CDS encoding ParB/RepB/Spo0J family partition protein, which gives rise to MATAVQKITLSSSRDIPFNKLVLSQANVRRVKAGVSIEELAEDIARRTLLQSLSVRPVLDADGAETGMFEIPAGGRRYRALELLVKQKRLAKTAPVPCVVRDPASDILAEDDSLAENLQRAPLHPLDQFRAFQAMRAKGKSEEDIAAAFFIGVNVVKQRLRLTTVSEKLLDIYAEDGMSLEQLMAFTVSSDHARQEQVWATLEKSWSKEPYHIRRMLTEKAVRAADRRAVFVGLDAYEAAGGLVMRDLFQHDDGGWLENVALLDSLVIEKLKAAAEAVAAEGWKWIEVAVSFPFGHTNGLRELVGASTELTDDEQATIDSLEAEHESLETEYEKVDELPEDVDRRLGEIETALAELQNRPRSFDPADVARAGAFVSIDADGLLSVDRGYVRPEDEPPAHEKSTNDDAGADEFSPAIAPATQQAVITVEGRPLESEEDETDTLAPLPERLMIELTAHRTLALQNAVANNPRVGMTALLHKFVADSFHYASISTSGLEISLRQIAFPIQPTDLKNSASSQAIAERQDAWKSSIPRDDQELWDWLIGLDDTRRLALLAHCVSHGVNALHQKTDRYGGGAVTAHSVQQRLKNADRLARAVGLNMVDAGWKPTVDNYLGRVPKRRILDAVREAKGERAVQLIEHLKKGEMAVEAERLLVDSGWLPEPLRLDDVGLADIEADEAADESEELPEFLSDDDANESVDSNCG
- a CDS encoding DUF932 domain-containing protein is translated as MTQVEVPDTARNYRSGYKVDAHRGDRNGRVSSEWFSRPPDERYLSLSDLYTAVRDRTERSRTRTVESAAIRVEANRDNAERLTLTLPGADASVTPTHWSFGQLASLVGAPAAYLRQLPAPLAGINLQYGLTSNRAEQVKTLEIEDGRVELRAVTGPDYGRIYDHELVEAVQRIAGNGTGDTRWKVPGVLDWSTGVYHPHADITQDTTTLYASDRDVFLFLVDDLNPIEAGRLPDGSPDLYFRGFYCWNSEVGAKTLGMASFYLRAVCQNRNLWGVEDFEEITIRHSKYAASRFAHEAAPALTRFADSSPMPFVNGIKAAREKIVARTDEDRDEFLRRRGFSKKETAKIIETVLTEEGRKPESIFDFVQGITAVARNKAHQDARLDLEARAKKLLDRAA
- a CDS encoding strawberry notch family protein, whose product is MSKMSAPVAADAAASTLACHASAGSAIADAARRLLPHLENGRRVDAAILRTAMESAFGASDASGAWDWKMGYDACEAATVLFLRKYGKALFRKAGSPAAALPMLSKIAGLLPTHTRRSEESETFQQFSTPIPLGLAVLAAAAISPADRVLEPSAGTGLLAALAGMAGASLFLNEFAETRADILSLLFPSVPVTRFDAAQIDDHLDPAIVPSVVLMNPPFSAVANVSGRMADSAYRHIASALARLADGGRLVAITGASFAPDAPAWRDAFIGLQRRGRVVFSAVIDGAVYAKHGTSIETRLTIIDKLPAEDPTFFPASPGMAPDVATLLAWIGELAPPRLPVAFLSEPVGSPRPRTAPTASTRSAPVRRETPASAPEGAALTYEIVDWTPPEGARLTDAIYEEYGLQSIRIPGSQAHPTTLVQSVAMASVAPPKPSYRPRLPANVISDGLLSDAQLETVIYAGEAHSAFLAGSWTLDETFDVVTAARDDAENAVRFRRGFMLGDGTGAGKGRQAAGIILDNWMQGRRMAVWISKSDKLFEDAQRDWSALGMERLLVTPLSRFPQGKPISLQEGILFLTYATLRSDERGEKSSRVRQIVEWLGPDFDGVIIFDESHAMQNAAGGKGERGDQAASQQGRAGLRLQHALPNARIVYVSATGATTVHNLAYAQRLGLWGGEDFPFATRAEFVEAIEAGGVAAMEVLARDLRALGLYTARSLSYEGVEYELVEHRLTAEQSRIYDSYAEAFAVIHNNLDAAMQAANITGPNGTLNRQAKAAARSAFESAKQRFFGHLLTSMKTPTLIRSIERDMEEGHAAVVQIVSTGEALMERRLSEIPTEEWNDVQVDITPREYVLDYLAHSFPVQLYEPFTDSEGNLSSRPVFRDGQPVESREAVARRTALIEKLASLSPVPGALDQIVQRFGTDMVAEVTGRSRRIVRKGERLAVESRAGSANLAETAAFMDDQKCILVFSDAGGTGRSYHAELSARNRRLRVHYLLEPGWKADTAIQGLGRTNRTNQAQPPLFRPIATDVKAEKRFLSTIARRLDTLGAITRGQRQTGGQGLFRPEDNLESHYARDALRQLYLLLVRGKIEGCSLQSFEEATGLSLTDSNGIKDELPPITTFLNRLLALTIQLQGVLFTAFEQLLNTKVEGAIAAGVYDVGLETLRAESFLVTDRRTIYVHPGTGAETRLLTIMQRERNHPLTLDRGLELLADRRATPLVNERSGRAAIQLPAPSLMLDDGEIEKRVRLIRPMEQHYASLKMMEESHWIEADRHAFAAAWSTEVAAVPEFSDSTIHIVAGLLLPIWKRLPKDSTRVYRLQTDDGERIIGRRVTAAWVAGALANGAAELSAEDAFAALTDGRAILHLAEDLQLRRVRVMGAHRIELSGFTDAMRERLSAYGLFHEIISWKLRMFVPVDASGPAILAKLMERYPLQRVSEREAA